One genomic window of Campylobacter curvus includes the following:
- a CDS encoding FtsW/RodA/SpoVE family cell cycle protein, translating into MAVDKIIFYLCVTLITISIIFSLSLPVFTVLFFNYEEYHFFIRQFAVGCIGVFLMWWLSRLNPDKALVWIGFGLFGLCIIAMGLMHALPASMVTDAGGARRWIRLPGFSLAPVEFFKIGFVYFLAWSFTRKIDDSKKSLKDELKLLLPYICVFLIVVYLIAVLQNDLGQVIVLALTFVTMALFAGASAKIFSIGILGAAFIMTIAIVSSEHRILRIKSWWGTIQGMVLSLLPDSVADVLRVADAPEPYQISHSLNAIKHGEFFGEGLGAGIFKLGFLSEVHTDFVLAGIAEEIGVFGILCIVAILLTLLYRIFRISARSENKVYHLFSLGIGLIISFSFLMNSYGITSITPIKGIAVPFLSYGGSSILAICIGIGMVLMVSKRANL; encoded by the coding sequence TTGGCAGTCGATAAGATAATCTTTTACCTTTGCGTCACGCTGATCACGATCAGTATCATATTTTCACTCTCACTGCCCGTATTTACCGTACTTTTTTTCAACTACGAGGAGTATCACTTTTTTATCCGTCAGTTTGCCGTCGGCTGCATCGGAGTATTTTTGATGTGGTGGCTCTCGCGGCTAAATCCGGACAAGGCTCTAGTTTGGATAGGATTTGGACTTTTTGGGCTTTGCATCATCGCGATGGGGCTCATGCACGCCCTACCCGCCTCTATGGTGACTGATGCGGGCGGTGCCAGACGTTGGATCAGACTGCCCGGCTTTTCGCTCGCACCAGTCGAGTTTTTTAAGATCGGCTTCGTTTATTTTCTAGCGTGGAGCTTCACGCGAAAGATAGACGATAGCAAAAAGAGCCTAAAAGACGAGCTCAAGCTGCTTTTACCTTACATTTGCGTCTTTCTCATCGTAGTTTATCTGATCGCCGTGCTTCAAAACGACCTTGGTCAAGTGATCGTCCTGGCGCTTACTTTTGTTACGATGGCACTTTTTGCCGGAGCTAGCGCTAAAATTTTCAGTATCGGGATTTTGGGCGCGGCCTTTATTATGACGATCGCGATCGTAAGCTCCGAACATAGAATTTTACGTATCAAGTCATGGTGGGGCACGATACAAGGCATGGTCCTTTCCTTGCTACCAGATAGCGTGGCCGATGTCTTACGCGTGGCTGACGCTCCGGAGCCTTATCAAATTTCACACTCGCTAAATGCCATAAAACACGGGGAATTCTTTGGTGAGGGGCTGGGAGCCGGGATATTTAAGCTTGGCTTTTTAAGCGAGGTGCACACGGACTTCGTGCTAGCCGGCATCGCCGAGGAGATAGGCGTATTTGGGATACTTTGTATCGTAGCGATCTTACTCACCTTGCTTTATAGGATCTTTAGAATTTCAGCCCGCAGCGAGAATAAGGTCTATCATCTCTTTTCGCTTGGTATCGGCCTCATCATCTCGTTTTCATTTTTGATGAACAGCTACGGTATCACGTCCATAACCCCGATAAAAGGTATCGCAGTACCCTTTTTAAGCTACGGAGGAAGCTCGATCCTAGCCATTTGCATCGGCATCGGCATGGTGCTGATGGTCAGCAAAAGGGCTAATCTATGA
- the murG gene encoding undecaprenyldiphospho-muramoylpentapeptide beta-N-acetylglucosaminyltransferase — translation MIVISGGGTGGHLAIAKSFCEELNSRGEKPIFIGSTQGQDKIWFENDENFAMKFFLKSSGVVNKRGFAKLASLLNIINLAFKCRKIFKENKVRAVISVGGYSAAPAAFAAILSGVPLFIHEQNAVTGKLNKILAPYAKGFYSSYDELSPCDYPVAKKFFDNARIRSELKTILFLGGSQGAKAINELALNLAVRLKQRGVKIIHQCGKNAFAELKERYEALGLNSSDVELFDFSKEIELKMQKADLAISRAGASSLWELCANALPAIFVPFPYAAGDHQYHNAKFLLQKDIAKICLQNGDSVDSDEILKLIEGFDIHASSQALSTIIGKNGAKQIIDKITSRI, via the coding sequence ATGATAGTCATCAGCGGAGGCGGCACGGGCGGACATCTAGCCATCGCGAAAAGCTTTTGCGAGGAGCTAAATTCGCGCGGCGAAAAGCCTATATTTATCGGTTCGACTCAAGGTCAGGATAAAATTTGGTTTGAAAACGATGAAAATTTCGCTATGAAATTTTTCCTAAAAAGCAGCGGCGTAGTAAACAAACGAGGCTTTGCAAAGCTCGCTTCGCTGCTAAATATCATAAATTTAGCCTTTAAATGCCGCAAAATTTTCAAAGAAAACAAGGTGCGAGCCGTGATTAGTGTCGGCGGATATTCGGCTGCTCCGGCTGCATTTGCGGCTATACTTTCTGGCGTGCCGCTTTTCATACACGAGCAAAACGCCGTGACCGGCAAACTAAATAAAATTTTAGCTCCATACGCCAAGGGCTTTTATAGCTCTTACGACGAACTTAGCCCTTGCGATTACCCTGTCGCGAAGAAATTTTTCGATAACGCCAGGATCAGGAGCGAGCTTAAGACTATACTATTTTTAGGCGGCTCTCAAGGCGCAAAAGCGATAAACGAACTGGCTTTAAATTTAGCCGTCCGGCTAAAGCAAAGAGGCGTAAAGATCATCCATCAATGCGGCAAAAACGCATTTGCCGAGCTGAAAGAAAGATACGAGGCTCTTGGGCTAAATTCTAGCGATGTCGAGCTGTTTGACTTTAGCAAAGAGATAGAGCTTAAAATGCAAAAGGCCGACCTTGCCATAAGCCGCGCAGGAGCGAGCTCACTTTGGGAGCTTTGCGCAAACGCTCTGCCGGCGATATTCGTGCCATTTCCGTATGCGGCAGGCGATCATCAGTATCACAATGCTAAATTTTTACTGCAAAAAGATATCGCCAAAATTTGTCTGCAAAATGGCGACAGTGTGGATAGCGACGAAATTTTAAAGCTTATAGAAGGGTTTGACATACACGCAAGCTCGCAAGCGCTAAGCACCATAATCGGTAAAAACGGCGCAAAGCAGATAATAGATAAGATCACGAGCCGAATTTAG
- a CDS encoding pyridoxamine 5'-phosphate oxidase family protein produces the protein MRRKDRRLSDKDALEIVDDCEYATISLIDDEGEIFSIPISIVREGMSIFIHGARSGMKSELLKDGRDVTMVCVSYNHVPQPSQAEFEAIKDDGRALGSKIFTTEYKGAILKTKVYEVVDDERKIHALKILCEKYTPRYMSGFDTAIKASLGITKIYEFKIQSMSAKAKILH, from the coding sequence ATGAGACGAAAAGACAGGCGGCTAAGCGACAAAGACGCACTAGAGATAGTCGATGACTGCGAGTACGCGACCATAAGCTTGATAGATGACGAGGGCGAAATTTTTAGCATCCCTATCTCGATAGTGCGCGAAGGCATGAGCATTTTTATACACGGTGCCAGGAGCGGCATGAAAAGCGAGCTGCTAAAAGACGGGCGTGATGTGACGATGGTTTGTGTGAGTTACAACCATGTCCCGCAGCCAAGCCAAGCGGAATTTGAAGCGATAAAAGACGATGGTAGGGCGCTTGGAAGTAAAATTTTCACAACCGAATACAAAGGTGCGATACTAAAAACGAAAGTATATGAAGTCGTAGACGACGAGCGAAAGATACACGCCCTAAAAATACTTTGCGAGAAATACACGCCGCGGTATATGAGCGGCTTTGATACTGCGATAAAAGCGTCGCTTGGCATCACTAAGATATATGAATTTAAGATACAAAGTATGAGTGCGAAGGCTAAAATTTTACATTAA
- a CDS encoding adenylosuccinate lyase, with protein sequence MNITHTLESLSIQTDDDALFCELRDLISKNFSKTLANKGKIISFYEENEMPQRRCFLKFIKRLYEKQNSDELDIKFAEYKTIKLGYAPKNALANLLSIDVSFIKDEVNFSLNSAPKVFASYILQSFKDNASSLDEKTNTLHIKIKNESDFNVLSMLFSRREHLKFIVDFNFDESKFQNFKRNFKVQNSSKFINRFSALATLLEENFEILGCEKGDGFEQIRESYLALVKIYHPDRHNNKPENIKNEYRKKFEKIQNAYESLKPFFKTQEAFVKVG encoded by the coding sequence ATGAACATAACCCATACGCTCGAGTCTTTAAGCATCCAAACCGACGATGACGCACTATTTTGCGAGCTTCGCGACCTGATAAGCAAAAATTTCAGCAAAACTCTCGCCAACAAAGGCAAGATCATATCCTTTTACGAAGAGAACGAGATGCCTCAGCGCAGGTGCTTTTTAAAATTTATAAAAAGACTTTACGAGAAGCAAAACAGCGACGAGCTTGATATAAAATTCGCCGAATACAAAACGATAAAACTCGGATACGCGCCTAAAAACGCTCTGGCAAATCTGCTAAGCATCGATGTGAGCTTTATAAAAGACGAGGTAAATTTCTCGCTAAACAGTGCTCCAAAGGTATTTGCAAGTTACATTTTACAAAGCTTCAAAGACAATGCAAGTAGTCTCGATGAAAAAACGAATACCCTTCATATAAAAATCAAAAACGAGAGTGATTTTAACGTGCTTTCGATGCTATTTTCCAGGCGAGAACATCTGAAATTCATAGTGGATTTTAACTTTGACGAGTCGAAATTTCAAAATTTCAAGCGAAATTTCAAGGTTCAAAACTCATCTAAATTTATAAACCGCTTCTCCGCGCTAGCCACGTTGCTTGAGGAAAATTTTGAAATTTTAGGCTGCGAGAAAGGCGACGGCTTCGAGCAAATACGCGAAAGCTACCTCGCCCTCGTAAAGATCTACCACCCAGACCGCCACAACAACAAGCCAGAAAACATAAAAAACGAATACCGTAAGAAATTTGAAAAAATTCAAAACGCTTACGAGAGCCTAAAGCCTTTCTTTAAGACTCAAGAGGCCTTTGTCAAGGTCGGATAA
- a CDS encoding RNA polymerase factor sigma-54 produces the protein MLRQKEALAPKNKLNHTLRSWLPILQSGLDELKETLEPFAASNPFVRIEHKNLADGADTMPAKKRNFFAEFSKNSVSEAIEATSIYKQSLHEKLEEQINPPLFPTQKSQLIAYKIIECLSDEGYFEYDDEILKGFSLDEIERVRARFAYLEPAGVGARDYKESFLFQLDESGASGEIYECAKKIICEFENIQNLTKLKFYEPALKIIKKFKNPPAIEYLQDEPPLTPDIFIDTNESGISVRVNDAFYPQVVLDIEGQSQNDEFISAKVREARELVDALEMRKSTLYKIGLMIVEYQYDYFFGGDIKPMKLKDIAGDLGRNPSTISRAIANKYLECSRGTIALKSFFAAALDEETSNTAIKDFLLELINKENPAKPLSDLKILDLIQAKFNITIVRRTITKYRKTLNIASSSERKKIYQIQG, from the coding sequence ATGCTGCGTCAAAAAGAGGCTCTAGCGCCAAAAAACAAGCTAAATCATACGCTTCGCAGCTGGCTTCCGATACTTCAAAGCGGGCTTGACGAGCTAAAAGAGACGCTTGAGCCCTTTGCCGCGAGCAATCCTTTCGTCAGGATCGAACATAAAAATTTAGCCGACGGCGCCGATACTATGCCGGCGAAAAAGCGGAATTTTTTCGCCGAATTCAGTAAAAATTCCGTCTCCGAAGCCATAGAGGCCACCAGTATCTACAAACAAAGCCTTCATGAAAAGCTAGAAGAGCAGATCAACCCGCCACTTTTTCCGACGCAAAAATCACAGCTCATCGCCTACAAGATAATAGAGTGTTTGAGCGATGAGGGCTATTTTGAGTATGACGATGAAATTTTAAAGGGATTTAGCCTGGATGAGATCGAGCGAGTTAGGGCGCGTTTTGCTTATTTGGAGCCTGCCGGCGTGGGAGCTAGAGACTATAAAGAGAGCTTTTTGTTTCAGCTTGATGAGAGCGGGGCGAGCGGGGAAATTTACGAGTGTGCTAAAAAGATAATCTGCGAATTTGAAAACATACAAAATCTAACCAAGCTGAAATTTTACGAACCGGCGCTAAAGATCATCAAAAAATTTAAAAACCCGCCTGCCATCGAGTATCTGCAGGACGAGCCGCCGCTGACACCGGACATATTTATCGACACGAACGAAAGCGGCATAAGTGTGCGCGTGAACGATGCGTTTTACCCGCAGGTTGTGCTGGATATCGAGGGACAAAGCCAAAATGATGAATTTATCAGCGCAAAGGTGCGTGAAGCGCGTGAGCTGGTCGATGCTCTGGAGATGCGAAAATCCACGCTTTACAAGATCGGGCTGATGATCGTGGAGTATCAGTATGATTATTTTTTTGGCGGCGATATAAAGCCGATGAAGCTAAAAGACATCGCCGGCGATCTGGGGCGCAACCCCTCGACCATCTCGCGCGCGATAGCAAACAAATACCTAGAGTGTTCGCGCGGCACGATAGCGCTTAAGAGCTTTTTTGCCGCGGCGCTTGACGAGGAGACCTCAAATACGGCGATCAAAGACTTTTTGCTGGAGCTTATCAACAAAGAAAACCCGGCCAAACCGCTGAGCGATCTTAAAATTTTAGATCTTATCCAAGCGAAATTTAACATAACTATCGTTCGTAGAACTATCACGAAGTACCGAAAGACCCTAAATATCGCAAGTTCGAGCGAGAGAAAGAAAATCTATCAGATACAAGGCTAA